In the Sarcophilus harrisii chromosome 3, mSarHar1.11, whole genome shotgun sequence genome, one interval contains:
- the LOC105750207 gene encoding uncharacterized protein LOC105750207: MFNPLLHLAALLVPSLSSFLESFFFLSTISSTLEVGLASFIFPEETRSQKFLKWLKASKKTPRKAEFLFLQTSLSLLTQGASDAIEIIAQGPRHYFGDLYKKTSNITHFTEYLSVRNEKLTESERVQLLEKRNTYWLPLVSQLEARLKLTPCESVERSKYILEMGEKEELLAPSKSRSQPKIKEAIRSIFLLAQDLATSCSNCIKSRACKYSSDEQLELSFSEPELKDSFVCSMFLLESQLAEDDKNEDGSNDDDGGELNYEVISDKDDEHYKDAADIQDNFKFQDKCADVTDGCNANHYNDGSQHDNTKEIVYGYDQDDKDIYYDGGSNCMDSHDDDNRNIDKETHISCNSLRNRIGDNGKDKNGNADSLFDKRNNDRINEKDNNSSYGDDDDDDDDDTTCWRVTFTILMLTIWLVMLVVMMIMMVPIVRNQLKI; encoded by the exons ATGTTcaatccactgctccatctagctgccctattagttccttctttgtcttccttcctagagtcttttttttttctttcaacaattTCTTCAACTTTGGAAGTGGGATTGGCCTCATTCATCTTTCCTGAGGAAACTAGAAGCCAGAAATTCCTGAAATGGCTCAAAGCTTCAAAAAAGACTCCAAGAAAAGCTGAATTTCTCTTCTTGCAAACCTCACTCAGCCTGCTCACACAAG GTGCAAGTGATGCAATAGAAATAATTGCACAAGGACCAAGACATTACTTTGGGGATTTATACAAGAAAACTTCAAACATAACTCATTTCACTGAATACCTTTCGGTCAGAAATGAAAAACTCACGGAGTCTGAAAGAG tCCAATTACTGGAAAAAAGGAACACATATTGGTTGCCTCTAGTTTCTCAACTAGAAGCAAGGCTGAAGTTAACACCTTGTGAATCTGTGGAAAGAAGtaaatacattttggaaatgggagagaaagaagaactgTTAGCACCAAGTAAATCAAGAAGCCAGCCTAAAATCAAAGAAGCAATACGTTCAATCTTCCTTCTGGCCCAAGATCTAGCCACGTCATGTTCAAATTGCATCAAAAGCAGAGCATGTAAATATAGTTCTGATGAACAATTAGAGCTTTCTTTCTCAGAACCAGAATTAAAAGACTCCTTTGTGTGTTCCATGTTCTTACTTGAGTCCCAGCTTGCtgaagatgataaaaatgaagacgggagcaatgatgatgatggtggtgaacTCAATTATGAAGTCATATCTGACAAGGATGATGAACACTATAAGGATGCTGCTGATATACAAGACAATTTTAAGTTCCAGGATAAGTGTGCTGATGTGACTGATGGCTGTAATGCTAATCATTATAATGATGGTAGCCAGCATGACAACACCAAAGAAATAGTTTATGGTTATGACCAAGATGATAAGGACATCTACTATGATGGTGGCAGCAATTGTATGGATAgccatgatgatgataatagaaatatagataaagaaaccCATATTAGCTGCAATAGTCTTAGGAACAGAATTGGTGATAATggtaaagacaaaaatggaaatgctGACAGCCTTTTTGATAAAAGGAATAATgatagaattaatgaaaaagacaatAACTCCAgttatggtgatgatgatgatgatgatgatgatgatacaacaTGCTGGAGGGTAACATTTACCATTCTGATGCTGACAATCTGGCTAGTGATGctagtggtgatgatgataatgatggtgccAATTGTGAGAAACCAACTGAAAATATAG